In Candidatus Methylomirabilota bacterium, one DNA window encodes the following:
- a CDS encoding rhodanese-like domain-containing protein, with protein MNEISPQELKQQLDAGPGPVLLDVREDWETKLCRLPNAVHIPIEEIEFRVEELDPDDAIVVYCHQGVRSAAVAEYLRGLGFSSVRNLMGGLDYWARAVDPQMRRY; from the coding sequence ATGAACGAGATCAGCCCCCAGGAACTGAAGCAACAGCTGGACGCCGGCCCTGGTCCGGTGCTGCTCGATGTCCGCGAGGACTGGGAGACGAAGCTGTGCCGCCTCCCCAACGCGGTGCACATCCCGATCGAGGAGATCGAGTTCCGCGTCGAGGAGCTCGACCCCGACGACGCGATCGTCGTGTACTGCCATCAGGGCGTGCGCAGCGCCGCCGTGGCCGAGTACCTCCGCGGGCTGGGCTTCTCGAGCGTCCGCAACCTGATGGGCGGGCTCGACTACTGGGCCCGCGCCGTCGACCCCCAGATGCGGCGGTACTGA
- a CDS encoding D-cysteine desulfhydrase family protein, translating to MPTVASAIPRVELALGPTPLLKLERLSAELGVELWIKRDDLTGLLESGNKIRKLEFLVGEALSQRADTLITCGTLQSNCCRAVSAVAARLGLRAVLALKGTPPEEYDGNLLLDHMLGAEVHYCDDAAWRRIDEVLGDLADRVRARGGTPYVIPESGATVTGALGYLACGRELAEQARHGAPPFDTVAITAFSGGSQAGLLMAKQLAGLRARIVSIPIAWEAGRVRAYVEDVIRQARLRYGLNVAVSEEIQLIDGYQGSGRAEVQPEELRTVVRLARREGIVFDPVYTGKAFHGLLDTLRRERGALGRRVCFIHTGGIFSIFPFRHALRPLIDRRDW from the coding sequence ATGCCCACGGTGGCGTCGGCGATCCCGCGAGTCGAGCTGGCGCTCGGCCCCACGCCGCTGTTGAAGCTGGAGCGCCTGTCGGCGGAGCTCGGTGTGGAGCTGTGGATCAAGCGCGACGACCTCACCGGGCTGCTCGAGAGCGGGAACAAGATCCGCAAGCTGGAGTTCCTGGTCGGCGAGGCGCTCAGCCAGCGGGCCGACACCCTCATCACCTGCGGCACGCTGCAGTCCAACTGCTGTCGCGCCGTCTCCGCCGTGGCGGCCCGGCTGGGCCTGCGAGCGGTGCTCGCGCTCAAGGGGACCCCTCCCGAGGAGTACGACGGGAACCTCCTCCTGGATCACATGCTCGGCGCCGAGGTCCACTACTGCGACGACGCCGCCTGGCGACGCATCGACGAGGTGCTGGGCGACCTGGCCGACCGGGTCCGGGCCCGGGGCGGCACTCCGTACGTCATTCCGGAGAGCGGGGCCACCGTCACCGGCGCGCTGGGTTATCTGGCGTGCGGCCGCGAGCTCGCCGAGCAGGCCCGCCACGGCGCTCCCCCGTTCGACACGGTGGCGATCACGGCCTTCAGCGGCGGCAGCCAGGCCGGGCTCCTGATGGCCAAGCAGCTGGCCGGCTTGCGGGCGCGGATCGTGTCGATCCCCATCGCCTGGGAGGCCGGGCGCGTCCGCGCGTACGTCGAGGACGTCATCCGTCAGGCCCGCCTGCGCTACGGTCTCAACGTCGCCGTGTCCGAGGAGATCCAGCTGATCGACGGCTATCAGGGATCGGGCCGCGCCGAAGTACAGCCGGAGGAGCTTCGGACCGTCGTTCGGCTGGCCCGGCGTGAGGGAATCGTCTTCGATCCCGTGTACACGGGCAAGGCGTTTCACGGGCTGCTCGACACGCTCCGCCGCGAGCGAGGCGCCCTCGGCCGCCGCGTCTGCTTCATCCACACGGGCGGTATCTTCAGCATCTTTCCCTTCCGTCACGCGCTGCGCCCGCTCATCGACCGGCGCGACTGGTAG
- a CDS encoding alpha/beta fold hydrolase gives MPQLRLRGGALDGLDLHYLVQGRGPVVALVHGLGGFAASWGPTMEALAGRATVLALDLPGFGRSAKPRTRYGLGFFAQVVDRFLDALGVRQVGLVGHSLGAAVALTCALARPERVDRVAFVGALVPGFPYRLSPVYRALAIPALGEVLALCGCAAVYRAALARCFHRRRADEIEFLVNCDYAVRTGWGARAAYLSTVRAVRQDFHEQGAEYRRRLQALRMPMLLIHGRQDPVVPAAHCEAMMRDLPRAETRWVDACGHFPQLEHPEPVNGWLSRFLVARPAPR, from the coding sequence ATGCCGCAGTTGCGCCTGCGAGGAGGTGCTCTCGACGGCCTTGACCTCCACTACCTCGTCCAGGGACGGGGCCCGGTGGTGGCGCTCGTCCACGGACTCGGGGGGTTCGCGGCATCGTGGGGGCCCACTATGGAGGCGCTGGCCGGACGGGCCACTGTGCTGGCGCTCGACCTGCCCGGCTTCGGGCGGTCGGCCAAGCCGCGCACCCGTTACGGGCTCGGGTTCTTCGCCCAGGTCGTCGACCGCTTCCTCGACGCGCTGGGCGTGCGGCAGGTCGGTCTCGTCGGTCACTCGCTGGGGGCCGCCGTCGCGCTGACCTGCGCGCTCGCTCGCCCCGAGCGCGTCGACCGGGTCGCCTTCGTCGGCGCTCTCGTCCCGGGCTTCCCGTACCGGCTGTCGCCCGTGTATCGGGCCCTGGCGATCCCCGCGCTCGGGGAAGTGCTCGCCCTGTGTGGCTGCGCCGCCGTGTATCGGGCCGCCCTGGCCCGGTGCTTTCATCGTCGGCGGGCCGACGAGATCGAGTTCCTCGTGAACTGCGACTATGCGGTACGCACCGGATGGGGGGCGCGGGCGGCCTATCTCTCCACCGTGAGAGCCGTGCGCCAGGATTTTCACGAGCAGGGCGCGGAATATCGCCGACGGCTCCAGGCCCTGAGGATGCCGATGCTCCTCATCCACGGCCGGCAGGACCCCGTCGTGCCGGCGGCGCACTGCGAGGCGATGATGCGGGACCTGCCGCGCGCGGAGACTCGATGGGTCGACGCCTGCGGGCACTTTCCCCAGCTCGAACATCCCGAGCCGGTCAACGGCTGGCTGAGTCGCTTCCTCGTCGCCCGACCGGCCCCTCGTTGA